From the genome of Acidobacteriota bacterium, one region includes:
- a CDS encoding type II toxin-antitoxin system HicB family antitoxin, giving the protein MSSEYKAVIKQDGDWWIGWIEEVPGVNCQEASRDELIETLHITLREALELNRQDAIAAAGGDYQEEPIAV; this is encoded by the coding sequence ATGAGCAGTGAATACAAAGCCGTAATAAAGCAGGATGGCGATTGGTGGATTGGTTGGATAGAAGAAGTTCCCGGAGTGAACTGCCAGGAAGCCTCGCGCGATGAGCTGATTGAGACGCTCCACATAACGCTGCGAGAGGCGCTTGAACTTAATCGACAGGACGCAATCGCGGCGGCCGGAGGGGACTACCAGGAAGAACCAATCGCTGTATGA
- a CDS encoding peptidylprolyl isomerase has product MKSITHPGLLLCLALLVLGASAIAQQKKRDAQPSQPETTAEEAAQLEAVITTDAGVIRFEFFSAKALKHTQQFIKRARNGSYDGSAFHRVIQRGIIQGGDPLLKDTQTARERWGTGGLNQIADEFSDIKHVRGTVSTVRIPGQANSGGAQFFICSSPQPQLDGQFSAFGQVTEGIDVVDRISLAPTDSNGLTVTPVRIISVKIEPKKLEPFKDASVDQMRREVLLRTSLGEMTLEMDPGLAPEHVRNFLKLVESGWYDHTAFQRIVPGFVIQGGAGSTRADNKPHPADKWVHKLKGEFSRTALHIRGVLSMARTSDPDSAETSFFIVLGPAPHLDGKYSIFGKVVVGFETIELIEKAARNGEAPVQRIELIEAVIKQ; this is encoded by the coding sequence ATGAAAAGTATCACGCACCCAGGGTTACTGCTTTGCCTGGCTCTCTTGGTTCTCGGCGCTTCTGCTATAGCCCAGCAGAAAAAACGGGATGCACAACCGAGTCAACCTGAGACTACCGCTGAAGAAGCGGCTCAGCTCGAAGCCGTCATCACCACCGATGCCGGCGTGATTCGCTTTGAGTTCTTCTCCGCCAAGGCTCTCAAGCACACGCAGCAGTTCATCAAGCGTGCGCGCAACGGTTCTTACGACGGTTCGGCGTTTCACCGCGTGATCCAGCGTGGAATCATTCAAGGCGGAGACCCGCTGCTCAAAGATACACAAACGGCGCGCGAGCGTTGGGGTACCGGAGGCTTGAATCAGATCGCCGATGAGTTTAGCGACATCAAGCATGTTCGGGGCACCGTTTCGACCGTTCGCATTCCGGGACAAGCGAACAGCGGCGGCGCCCAGTTCTTTATTTGCTCGTCGCCTCAGCCTCAGCTCGACGGGCAGTTCTCAGCTTTCGGTCAGGTCACCGAAGGAATCGACGTTGTGGATCGGATCTCACTCGCGCCAACTGACAGCAATGGGTTGACGGTCACCCCTGTGAGAATCATCAGCGTCAAGATCGAACCCAAGAAGCTCGAACCCTTCAAAGACGCATCTGTCGACCAGATGCGTAGAGAAGTTTTGCTACGAACGAGTCTCGGCGAAATGACGCTCGAGATGGACCCCGGGCTTGCTCCCGAACATGTGCGCAACTTTTTGAAACTCGTCGAAAGCGGATGGTACGACCATACGGCGTTTCAGCGCATCGTGCCGGGTTTCGTCATTCAAGGCGGCGCCGGATCGACGCGCGCCGACAACAAACCGCACCCCGCGGACAAATGGGTACACAAGCTGAAGGGGGAGTTCAGCCGGACGGCGCTTCACATTCGCGGCGTCTTGTCGATGGCGCGAACAAGCGACCCCGATTCGGCGGAGACTTCCTTCTTCATCGTGCTAGGCCCGGCGCCGCACCTCGATGGCAAGTACTCGATCTTCGGCAAGGTGGTTGTTGGCTTCGAGACGATTGAGCTGATCGAGAAGGCGGCTCGCAACGGTGAAGCGCCCGTCCAACGCATCGAGTTGATCGAAGCAGTAATCAAGCAGTGA
- a CDS encoding cytochrome c3 family protein codes for MIRNGSPQQTLSRIVCCLWLCLAGGAVIGIETPATAQSDDKCIACHSREKERAGQVVSIYQTSTHGKMNIGCEGCHGGDASQAEKLQAHAGRFIARPDTSATLEMCGRCHRQPLEFFKNSRHFAARPNVRRLDCVECHGVHGIGAASESFRWPQFCAGCHGLEYLPQLPRTFQEMLALADDLGDGLHRLEAKGRANTELIQRRKEIRHLISELVHQTDARGGMERIPRILKLGATLKQRIASEEKR; via the coding sequence ATGATACGGAACGGTTCGCCGCAGCAAACGCTATCGAGGATCGTCTGTTGCTTATGGCTGTGCTTGGCCGGCGGGGCGGTCATCGGCATCGAAACTCCAGCCACCGCGCAAAGCGACGACAAATGCATCGCCTGCCATAGCCGTGAGAAGGAGAGAGCAGGCCAGGTTGTTTCCATTTATCAAACCAGCACACACGGCAAGATGAATATCGGTTGCGAGGGCTGCCACGGCGGCGACGCTTCGCAAGCGGAAAAGCTCCAGGCTCACGCGGGTCGCTTCATCGCGAGACCGGACACGAGCGCGACTTTGGAGATGTGCGGCCGGTGTCACCGGCAACCGCTCGAGTTCTTCAAGAACAGCCGTCACTTCGCGGCTCGGCCGAATGTGCGGCGGCTCGATTGTGTCGAATGTCACGGCGTGCACGGCATCGGCGCGGCTTCAGAATCGTTTCGCTGGCCGCAGTTCTGCGCCGGCTGTCACGGTCTGGAGTACCTGCCGCAGTTGCCGCGCACGTTTCAGGAGATGCTTGCGCTGGCCGATGATCTGGGCGACGGGCTTCACCGGCTGGAAGCGAAGGGCCGCGCGAACACCGAACTTATTCAACGTCGCAAAGAGATTCGTCACTTAATCTCAGAGTTGGTGCACCAGACGGATGCCAGAGGGGGTATGGAACGCATCCCTCGCATTTTGAAGTTGGGCGCGACGTTGAAGCAACGAATCGCGTCGGAAGAAAAACGGTAG
- a CDS encoding PQQ-binding-like beta-propeller repeat protein, with product MNVPSVAINSYRSVLSLGAFGLLLLVFWVSPVSSSGGAQAESLFTAAQAARGSAVYAKQCAFCHGQGLEGATSTPLAGSRFMIKWGDGKHTVDDLHFVIRSQMPYGAAGTLTNQQYAEVVAFILQSNGYRAGSKALVANSPSLKRTTIAAQGGADRPDFASKMGDAAPARESAAGTSRAPGGKPTQAELNSAQAATTDWLMSNHDYGGQRFVDLKQINRQNAASLRPVAMYQAADMNAFHTNPVVSGGLMYITVKDSTMALDATTLKVRWRHDRRPKGKEGWPLNRGVAIKDGMVIRGTHDGYLIALDAATGKLIWDRALVDMTKNEGGFTMAPVVFEDLILIGPAGSELGVKGWVGAFKLSNGEQVWRFNTVPDDGEPGSETWEKADAKLKGGGAVWAPLSLDVEQGLVYVPVANPAPDFYGEARPGKNLYTCSMVALDVRTGKLKWFYQLVPHDLHDWDTTQVSPLFTTTIAGKTRRLVATVGKDGLLHVLDRETHQQVYEVPVTTRLNTDLPLTREGVRACPGVLGGVQWNGPAFNPGTNMLYVNAVDWCGTFNKADEARYVEGQFYMGGGVRADPPDKSRGWLTAVDASTGAVRWKYESPRPLLAAVTTTSANLIFTGELLGDFMALDGKTGEVLYRFNTGGRMNGGVVTYAINGKQYVAVATGAANAFWAVPPGSATIIVFALPNDSASQ from the coding sequence ATGAACGTTCCCAGCGTCGCCATAAACTCGTATCGCTCGGTGCTCTCTCTCGGTGCGTTCGGCCTTTTGCTTTTGGTGTTTTGGGTGAGCCCGGTCTCATCATCGGGTGGTGCCCAGGCCGAAAGCCTGTTCACTGCCGCGCAGGCTGCGAGAGGCAGCGCTGTCTACGCCAAACAATGCGCCTTTTGTCACGGGCAGGGTCTGGAAGGGGCGACATCAACACCGCTGGCTGGCTCGCGCTTCATGATCAAATGGGGTGACGGCAAACACACGGTTGACGATCTGCATTTTGTCATCCGATCGCAGATGCCGTACGGAGCAGCGGGCACGCTGACCAACCAGCAGTATGCGGAGGTTGTTGCGTTCATACTCCAAAGCAACGGCTACCGAGCCGGCAGCAAAGCGCTGGTGGCAAACTCGCCTTCGCTGAAACGGACGACGATAGCCGCTCAGGGCGGCGCCGACAGGCCGGACTTCGCGAGTAAGATGGGCGACGCCGCGCCGGCCAGGGAATCAGCCGCCGGAACATCTCGCGCGCCGGGCGGCAAACCTACGCAAGCGGAGTTGAACTCGGCTCAAGCCGCCACGACTGATTGGTTGATGTCCAATCACGACTACGGCGGCCAGCGATTCGTGGACCTCAAACAGATCAATCGCCAGAACGCCGCGTCGCTCAGACCTGTCGCTATGTATCAGGCAGCAGACATGAACGCGTTCCACACCAATCCTGTCGTATCCGGCGGGCTGATGTACATCACGGTTAAGGATTCGACGATGGCGCTCGACGCGACGACATTGAAAGTTCGATGGCGCCACGACCGCAGGCCAAAAGGTAAAGAGGGTTGGCCGCTGAATCGCGGCGTCGCGATCAAGGACGGGATGGTGATTCGAGGAACGCACGACGGTTACCTCATCGCGCTTGACGCCGCTACGGGCAAGTTGATTTGGGACCGCGCTCTTGTCGATATGACAAAGAACGAGGGCGGCTTCACCATGGCGCCCGTTGTGTTCGAAGACCTGATTCTCATCGGTCCCGCGGGAAGCGAGCTTGGCGTGAAGGGCTGGGTCGGCGCTTTCAAGTTGTCTAACGGCGAACAGGTCTGGAGATTCAACACCGTGCCCGACGATGGCGAGCCCGGCTCGGAGACCTGGGAGAAAGCCGACGCGAAACTCAAAGGTGGAGGCGCGGTTTGGGCGCCGCTGTCGCTCGATGTCGAGCAGGGACTGGTATACGTCCCGGTCGCCAATCCGGCGCCGGATTTCTACGGCGAAGCGCGGCCCGGTAAGAACCTGTACACCTGCTCGATGGTTGCCTTGGACGTTCGCACCGGCAAGCTGAAATGGTTTTATCAACTTGTTCCTCACGATCTGCACGACTGGGACACGACTCAGGTTAGCCCTCTTTTCACTACGACGATTGCGGGTAAGACTCGACGGCTGGTTGCGACTGTGGGAAAGGACGGCTTGTTACACGTTCTCGATCGCGAGACTCACCAGCAGGTTTACGAGGTGCCGGTGACTACGCGGTTGAACACCGACTTGCCGCTTACCCGCGAAGGAGTTCGCGCGTGTCCGGGGGTGCTGGGCGGCGTGCAGTGGAACGGCCCGGCGTTCAACCCCGGCACGAACATGCTCTACGTCAACGCGGTCGATTGGTGCGGGACGTTCAACAAGGCCGACGAGGCTCGTTACGTTGAAGGCCAGTTCTACATGGGCGGTGGGGTGCGAGCCGATCCTCCCGACAAATCGCGCGGCTGGCTGACCGCAGTCGATGCGTCGACCGGAGCAGTTCGATGGAAGTATGAGTCTCCGAGGCCGCTGCTCGCGGCAGTGACAACGACCTCTGCGAATCTGATCTTCACCGGCGAGCTGCTGGGCGACTTCATGGCGCTCGATGGAAAGACTGGCGAGGTGCTTTATCGATTCAACACGGGCGGGCGGATGAACGGCGGGGTGGTGACGTACGCGATCAACGGCAAGCAGTACGTTGCGGTAGCCACGGGTGCGGCAAACGCGTTCTGGGCGGTGCCGCCAGGTTCGGCTACGATCATCGTTTTCGCGCTGCCGAATGATTCGGCTTCGCAATGA
- a CDS encoding neutral/alkaline non-lysosomal ceramidase N-terminal domain-containing protein produces the protein MNLRILSFALSFVIVALVSPCASTGVAPLTLPGARVVAPDRECAGNTDFRIGSGIYDITGPASGLGMMGYGQVGQRTRGIHFRLWSRAFVIESPCNGKRVVFVSADLGQLFQGVKQQVVERLRYKYGNLYCDKNVVLSATHNHAGPGGFSHYALYNLTILGFDRQNFKTIVDGVYQSIVRAHEDLAPGTIRIARGDLLDASRNRSREAYEKNPRSERERYAYDTDKQMTLLKFVRSDREAGLINWFPVHCTSMHNDNRLISGDNKGYAAYLFERLKTADYCPHTFVAAFAQSNEGDVTPNVCGDADGGGVNDVDSTRISGEKQYNNALRLYCDPTAQLLSGGVDYRHAYRKMDAVEVMPQYTDGFSHRTCTAALGFKMIAGAADGPGIGWLGRACDEHKFLWFICKKLHSDCQCEKPIIAEIGSKKPFPWSPPVLPIQLARIGNLVIIAVPGEFTTMAGRRLINTVMAQLAHAGVEYAVIAGLSNAYAGYVTTREEYAKQLYEGASTHFGPWTLAAYQQEFDRLALALRNGDSVDPGPPPLDLRHEQRAAPVHTSEWKPLWKHFGDVHRDTNAAYQPGQTVNVSFWAGHPRNDLKIQDTYLMVQRQDGSSWVTVARDRDWETRFIWRRSLLGSLATVEWTIPPGTRPGVYRIRHDGASRSHGTVVPYSGLSRTFTVGSP, from the coding sequence GTGAATCTGCGAATTCTGTCATTCGCTCTATCGTTCGTAATCGTGGCTCTAGTCAGTCCGTGCGCTTCGACCGGCGTCGCGCCGCTCACTCTGCCAGGCGCGCGGGTTGTCGCGCCCGATCGTGAGTGTGCCGGGAACACTGACTTCCGGATCGGTAGCGGCATCTACGACATCACCGGTCCAGCCTCAGGCCTCGGGATGATGGGATACGGGCAGGTGGGTCAGCGTACTCGAGGAATCCATTTTCGGCTGTGGTCGCGGGCCTTTGTCATCGAGAGTCCCTGTAACGGAAAGCGAGTTGTTTTCGTCAGCGCCGACCTGGGGCAACTCTTTCAAGGGGTCAAGCAACAAGTTGTCGAAAGGCTTCGATACAAATATGGAAACCTGTACTGCGATAAGAACGTTGTCCTCAGCGCAACTCATAACCACGCCGGTCCTGGCGGGTTCTCCCACTACGCGCTGTACAACTTGACCATCCTTGGCTTTGATCGGCAAAACTTCAAGACAATCGTCGACGGCGTTTATCAGTCTATCGTTCGAGCCCACGAGGACTTGGCGCCCGGGACAATTCGTATCGCACGCGGTGATCTACTTGATGCGAGCCGCAATCGATCCCGGGAAGCTTACGAGAAAAACCCGCGTTCAGAGCGCGAACGCTACGCATACGATACTGACAAACAGATGACGCTGTTAAAGTTTGTCCGTTCCGATCGAGAGGCCGGACTGATCAACTGGTTTCCCGTCCATTGCACCTCGATGCACAACGACAACCGTCTGATTAGCGGAGATAACAAGGGCTACGCCGCGTACCTTTTCGAGCGGTTGAAGACTGCGGATTACTGTCCTCACACCTTCGTGGCTGCATTCGCGCAAAGCAACGAAGGTGACGTGACACCGAACGTCTGCGGAGATGCCGACGGCGGCGGTGTGAACGACGTCGATAGCACGAGGATTTCCGGAGAGAAGCAATATAACAACGCATTAAGACTCTACTGCGACCCGACCGCTCAATTGCTCTCTGGAGGCGTAGACTACCGTCACGCATATAGAAAGATGGACGCGGTCGAGGTTATGCCTCAGTACACTGACGGCTTCAGCCATCGCACTTGCACGGCGGCGCTTGGATTCAAAATGATAGCCGGCGCAGCAGACGGCCCGGGTATAGGTTGGCTGGGAAGGGCTTGCGATGAACACAAATTCCTGTGGTTCATCTGCAAGAAGCTCCACTCGGACTGTCAGTGCGAGAAACCGATCATAGCGGAGATCGGGTCGAAGAAACCGTTTCCGTGGTCACCGCCGGTCCTGCCGATACAACTTGCGAGAATCGGCAACCTCGTCATCATCGCCGTGCCTGGTGAGTTCACGACAATGGCGGGGCGGCGGCTAATCAATACAGTGATGGCCCAACTTGCGCATGCGGGCGTCGAGTATGCGGTCATCGCCGGTCTATCGAATGCCTACGCCGGTTACGTCACAACGCGCGAAGAATACGCCAAACAACTCTATGAGGGAGCGTCTACGCATTTTGGTCCGTGGACACTCGCAGCCTATCAACAAGAGTTTGACCGGTTGGCCCTAGCGCTTCGCAATGGGGACTCCGTAGATCCCGGCCCACCTCCACTCGATCTTCGACACGAACAACGCGCGGCGCCGGTTCATACCAGTGAGTGGAAGCCGCTGTGGAAACACTTTGGAGATGTTCACCGAGACACCAACGCCGCCTATCAGCCCGGACAAACTGTAAACGTGTCCTTTTGGGCGGGACACCCGCGGAATGATCTGAAGATTCAGGATACGTATTTGATGGTTCAGCGCCAGGATGGGTCTTCGTGGGTTACCGTGGCTCGTGACCGGGATTGGGAAACTCGATTCATATGGCGAAGGTCTCTGCTCGGATCACTCGCGACTGTCGAATGGACGATCCCACCGGGAACGCGGCCGGGTGTCTACCGAATTCGGCACGACGGAGCCTCGAGGTCGCACGGTACGGTAGTTCCGTATTCTGGATTGTCGAGAACGTTCACTGTTGGGTCACCGTGA
- a CDS encoding Sir2 family NAD-dependent protein deacetylase, translated as MPFRFDDMSNEQSLIDELKKMLAASKRAVVFTGAGISTESGIPDFRSPGGIWTKYQPIDFREFMSSDEARRETWRRKMAVDKSISQAEPNRGHRAIAQLVAQGRVSSVITQNIDGLHQRSGVPDEQVIELHGNGTYAACLECSKRYELSDVFAEFQIAEEPPVCECGSFIKSATISFGQPMPVEAMRRAQAESKSCDLFLAIGSSLVVYPAASFPAVAKQNRARLVILNREATDLDYLADLVLNLEIGPTLGAVTGVD; from the coding sequence ATGCCCTTCCGCTTCGATGACATGTCCAACGAGCAATCTCTTATCGACGAACTGAAAAAAATGCTTGCCGCAAGCAAGCGAGCCGTCGTCTTCACCGGCGCCGGCATCAGCACCGAATCGGGGATCCCCGACTTTCGCAGTCCGGGCGGCATCTGGACTAAATACCAACCAATCGACTTTCGCGAGTTTATGTCATCGGACGAAGCGCGCCGGGAAACGTGGCGGCGAAAGATGGCCGTCGACAAGTCTATCTCTCAAGCGGAGCCAAACCGCGGCCACCGGGCTATTGCTCAGCTCGTCGCACAGGGACGAGTCTCGAGCGTGATCACTCAGAACATCGATGGCTTGCACCAGCGATCGGGCGTCCCCGATGAACAGGTCATCGAGCTTCACGGCAACGGCACCTACGCAGCTTGCCTCGAGTGCTCGAAGCGTTACGAACTGTCAGACGTATTCGCTGAGTTTCAGATCGCCGAAGAGCCTCCGGTTTGTGAGTGCGGAAGCTTCATCAAGAGCGCGACGATTTCGTTTGGTCAGCCTATGCCGGTCGAGGCAATGCGGCGCGCGCAGGCGGAGTCAAAGAGCTGCGATCTGTTTCTGGCGATCGGGTCATCACTCGTCGTCTATCCCGCGGCGTCATTTCCGGCAGTGGCCAAGCAGAACCGCGCGCGACTGGTGATACTCAACCGCGAAGCGACGGATCTCGATTATCTGGCGGATCTGGTGCTCAACCTCGAGATCGGCCCGACGCTTGGCGCGGTGACTGGAGTTGATTGA
- a CDS encoding DUF5655 domain-containing protein produces the protein MPAELPPLWQCPKCGERFVTKNLWHSCGKFTLEDLFARSEPHVLQLFNKFAEMIRRCGPVTMIPQKTRVVFQVRVRFGGCYPRKSHLLCTLALPRVDDDPRFFKVEKYAPHFIGHSFRVYSEADLDRDVQRWMRESYEVGGQKHLKR, from the coding sequence ATGCCAGCAGAGCTTCCACCACTCTGGCAGTGTCCGAAGTGCGGCGAGCGATTCGTCACAAAGAACCTGTGGCATTCGTGTGGCAAGTTCACTCTAGAAGACCTCTTCGCTCGCAGTGAGCCTCATGTGCTTCAGCTTTTCAACAAGTTCGCCGAAATGATTCGAAGATGTGGGCCTGTCACCATGATTCCCCAAAAAACCCGCGTCGTGTTTCAAGTGCGAGTGCGATTCGGCGGATGCTATCCGCGCAAGTCTCATCTGCTCTGCACCCTCGCGCTCCCCAGAGTCGATGACGACCCCAGATTCTTCAAGGTAGAAAAGTACGCGCCCCACTTTATCGGCCACTCGTTCCGTGTATACTCCGAAGCCGACCTCGACCGGGACGTTCAACGCTGGATGCGTGAATCGTATGAAGTCGGCGGGCAGAAGCATCTGAAACGGTGA
- a CDS encoding MFS transporter produces the protein MVSLAPSTDAADRARKRIMRRILPYLFLLYIINYIDRVNISYANLEMTRDLNFTPDVFGFGAGIFFVGYFLLEIPGTILIELWSARKWIARIMITWGIVAVLMGFMNSATQFYWLRLGLGAAEAGFFPGIIVYLTHWFRYQDRAKAVALFMAAVPLSNFIGSPISGLLLGVNWFGLAGWRWLFIIEGAPAIILGIVTLFYLTDWPHQAKWLAPDEREWITKELEKEKELKTATHSLGVLQALKHREVVLLALAYFFIVTSLYGFNFWLPAIIKALSGLPNLIVTLISALPYLAGFIALLVVGWSSDRSGERRWHTAAPMMVAGAGLLLSALTQSNTALAVSMFCIAAAGLYSFFPSFWALPTTFLTGSAAAASIGLINSIGNLGGFVGPYVVGYLNTRTNSFLGAMLYLSFSAMIGAGLILTLRHAPRAVAIVQGAEESAR, from the coding sequence ATGGTAAGCCTGGCTCCCTCAACCGACGCAGCCGATCGCGCCCGTAAGCGAATAATGCGGCGCATCCTGCCCTACTTATTCCTGCTCTACATCATCAACTACATCGATCGCGTCAACATATCGTACGCCAATCTCGAGATGACCAGGGATCTCAACTTCACACCCGACGTCTTCGGGTTCGGCGCGGGAATATTCTTCGTCGGTTATTTTCTGCTCGAGATCCCGGGAACGATTCTCATTGAGTTGTGGAGCGCTCGAAAGTGGATCGCGCGCATCATGATCACCTGGGGAATCGTCGCGGTGCTGATGGGTTTCATGAATTCGGCGACGCAGTTCTACTGGCTGCGGCTCGGGCTCGGCGCGGCGGAAGCGGGATTCTTTCCGGGCATCATCGTTTACCTTACCCACTGGTTTCGCTATCAGGACAGAGCGAAAGCGGTGGCGTTGTTTATGGCAGCCGTGCCGCTTTCCAACTTCATCGGCTCACCGATCTCGGGGCTCCTTCTTGGCGTGAACTGGTTTGGCCTGGCGGGTTGGAGATGGCTGTTCATCATTGAAGGCGCCCCGGCGATCATCCTCGGCATTGTGACGCTCTTTTACTTGACCGACTGGCCGCACCAGGCGAAGTGGCTCGCACCCGACGAGCGAGAGTGGATCACAAAGGAACTCGAAAAGGAAAAGGAGCTCAAGACGGCGACCCACTCATTGGGAGTCTTGCAAGCGTTGAAGCACCGTGAAGTCGTCTTGCTCGCGCTTGCCTACTTCTTTATCGTGACAAGTCTGTACGGCTTCAACTTCTGGCTGCCGGCCATCATCAAGGCCCTGTCGGGGCTTCCGAACTTAATCGTCACGCTGATCTCAGCATTGCCATATCTCGCCGGGTTCATCGCGTTGTTGGTTGTAGGATGGTCGTCGGATCGCAGCGGCGAGAGACGATGGCACACGGCGGCGCCAATGATGGTCGCCGGTGCGGGGCTGCTCCTAAGCGCGCTCACTCAGAGCAACACGGCTCTGGCCGTAAGCATGTTCTGCATCGCAGCCGCCGGATTGTACAGCTTCTTCCCTTCCTTCTGGGCGCTGCCGACGACCTTTCTGACCGGTTCCGCAGCCGCCGCGTCGATCGGCTTGATCAACTCGATCGGAAACCTTGGAGGATTCGTCGGGCCGTACGTTGTCGGATACCTCAACACCCGGACCAATTCGTTTTTGGGAGCAATGTTATACCTGTCATTCTCTGCGATGATTGGGGCAGGCCTGATACTCACCCTTCGACACGCCCCACGCGCGGTCGCCATCGTACAAGGCGCCGAAGAATCCGCGCGTTGA
- a CDS encoding amidohydrolase family protein, with protein sequence MWTRKCFADEDKPIQSPIPTEIVSNEEFIPPPQSPQQQRWEARIVEMSDRCAKTLGISRRSFLQSTGGMAVAMLAYNEVFGKTYEVDPVEALDPAAFAEKWPKNEFIFDNQTHHVDVESRWFEASEAGKQAADFLRNFRPQAGSTAERLALLNESHYIKEMFMDSDTMMAIISGVPTAEWRENILPPDKMVKTRNDINQMAGKSQRMLSHGLLRPNMGKSELEEMERQVKTLKIDSWKMYPGSVIGDGAYWLDDEKATYPFWERSKKLGVKNICIHKGLPLGLFNEEHCHPKDVEKVAKDFPDLNFIIYHSGWNPTAGGGRRREGAEAGPQYIPWCSELIDIVKRNNLQNVYFEVGSTWQGLSGGFGGPDVPAMHFLGQVMNLPGGEDRIIWGTDSIWGGSPQSQIERLRRFQIRDDVAEKFGYKKLTPEIKAKIFGLNAARIYKIDVKAQRKAIQTDKIAEMREEYQQAPRPSNTQFGWVWRTRGQRA encoded by the coding sequence ATGTGGACTCGCAAGTGTTTCGCCGATGAAGATAAGCCCATTCAATCTCCCATACCCACCGAGATCGTTTCAAACGAAGAGTTCATTCCGCCGCCGCAGTCACCCCAGCAGCAGCGCTGGGAAGCGCGCATTGTTGAAATGTCAGATCGATGCGCGAAGACTCTCGGTATATCGCGGCGCAGCTTCCTGCAGAGCACCGGCGGTATGGCCGTAGCGATGCTCGCTTACAACGAGGTCTTCGGAAAGACTTATGAGGTCGATCCGGTTGAAGCGCTCGATCCGGCGGCCTTCGCCGAAAAATGGCCGAAGAACGAATTCATCTTCGACAATCAAACCCATCACGTGGATGTCGAAAGCCGCTGGTTCGAGGCGAGCGAGGCGGGCAAGCAAGCCGCCGACTTCCTTCGGAACTTCCGCCCGCAAGCCGGCTCAACCGCCGAGCGATTGGCGTTGCTCAATGAATCGCATTACATCAAAGAGATGTTCATGGACAGCGACACCATGATGGCGATCATCAGCGGGGTGCCCACCGCCGAGTGGCGCGAGAACATTCTGCCGCCCGATAAGATGGTCAAGACTCGCAATGACATCAACCAGATGGCCGGCAAATCGCAACGCATGCTAAGCCATGGGCTGCTGCGTCCCAATATGGGCAAGTCCGAGCTTGAAGAGATGGAGCGGCAGGTGAAGACGCTCAAGATCGATTCGTGGAAGATGTATCCCGGCTCGGTGATCGGAGACGGCGCCTACTGGCTCGACGATGAAAAAGCCACTTATCCATTCTGGGAGCGCAGCAAGAAACTCGGCGTCAAGAATATCTGCATTCACAAGGGGCTGCCGCTCGGGTTGTTCAACGAGGAACACTGTCACCCGAAGGACGTCGAAAAGGTCGCCAAAGATTTTCCCGATCTCAACTTCATCATCTACCACTCGGGTTGGAATCCCACGGCAGGCGGCGGACGGCGGCGCGAAGGGGCCGAGGCCGGGCCTCAGTACATCCCGTGGTGCTCCGAGCTGATCGACATAGTCAAGCGCAACAATCTGCAGAACGTCTACTTCGAAGTGGGCAGCACGTGGCAGGGGCTTTCGGGCGGATTCGGCGGACCCGATGTGCCGGCGATGCACTTCCTCGGACAGGTGATGAATCTTCCGGGCGGAGAAGATCGAATAATCTGGGGCACCGACTCGATCTGGGGCGGCAGCCCGCAATCACAGATCGAGCGGCTGCGCCGATTCCAGATTCGTGATGACGTCGCAGAGAAGTTCGGCTACAAGAAGCTCACGCCTGAGATCAAAGCGAAGATATTCGGGTTGAACGCAGCGCGGATTTACAAGATTGACGTGAAAGCCCAGCGCAAGGCGATTCAGACCGACAAGATCGCCGAAATGAGAGAGGAGTACCAGCAGGCGCCTCGTCCGAGCAACACCCAGTTCGGTTGGGTCTGGCGCACTCGCGGCCAGAGGGCGTGA
- a CDS encoding type II toxin-antitoxin system HicA family toxin: MKRSKLVHHLNAHGCELLREGKRHSWWQNPTMNRRSAVPRHNEISDVLAKKICKDLVIPSPK, translated from the coding sequence ATGAAGCGAAGTAAACTGGTTCACCATCTGAATGCTCACGGCTGTGAATTGCTCCGCGAGGGCAAGCGTCACTCCTGGTGGCAAAATCCCACGATGAACCGACGGTCAGCGGTACCCAGGCACAACGAGATAAGTGATGTCCTCGCGAAGAAAATCTGCAAGGATCTTGTAATACCATCCCCCAAGTAA